In Urechidicola croceus, a single window of DNA contains:
- the prmC gene encoding peptide chain release factor N(5)-glutamine methyltransferase: MTPTSLKNILKIHLKTFYPIEEIENFFYILMEHRLNLKRVDIALDPHFELTTDDESFFIKVLDKLKQEIPIQYIIGSTEFYGLPFYVNENVLIPRPETEELVQWLLESVDKNSKLNILDIGTGSGCIAISLAKNLPNAKVYALDVSTKALTTAQKNADLNKVNVHFLNENILTISNLPINFDIIVSNPPYVRELEKEEMKNNVLDNEPYLALFVDDKNPLIFYNRIASIAKEYLTKKGQLFFEINQYLGKETTELLKNKDFKNIELRKDIFGNDRMIKSLK; encoded by the coding sequence ATGACACCTACTTCATTAAAAAACATACTAAAAATTCATTTAAAAACCTTCTACCCAATTGAAGAAATAGAAAACTTTTTCTACATTTTAATGGAGCATCGATTGAATTTAAAGCGTGTTGATATTGCTTTAGACCCACATTTTGAACTGACTACAGATGATGAATCGTTTTTTATTAAAGTTCTTGACAAATTAAAACAAGAAATTCCTATACAATATATTATTGGCTCTACTGAATTTTACGGCCTACCTTTCTATGTCAATGAAAATGTATTAATTCCAAGACCTGAAACTGAAGAATTGGTACAATGGCTTCTTGAATCTGTAGATAAAAATTCAAAATTAAACATACTAGATATTGGTACAGGTAGTGGCTGTATTGCCATTTCTCTAGCCAAAAACTTACCAAATGCTAAAGTTTATGCACTCGATGTATCAACCAAAGCTCTAACAACCGCTCAAAAAAATGCCGATTTAAATAAGGTAAACGTTCATTTTTTAAATGAAAACATATTAACAATCAGTAATTTACCTATCAATTTTGATATTATTGTAAGCAACCCTCCTTATGTACGGGAACTTGAAAAAGAGGAAATGAAAAATAATGTGTTAGACAACGAACCTTATTTAGCACTCTTTGTTGACGACAAAAACCCTTTGATTTTTTACAATCGTATTGCCAGTATTGCCAAAGAATACCTAACCAAAAAGGGACAACTTTTTTTTGAAATAAACCAATATTTAGGAAAAGAAACCACTGAACTTCTTAAAAACAAAGACTTTAAAAACATTGAACTACGAAAAGATATTTTCGGAAATGATAGGATGATAAAAAGTTTAAAATGA
- a CDS encoding GNAT family N-acetyltransferase gives MKTYTIREIQANDNEQIAKIIREVLIEFGVPKVGTAYEDTALDIMFETYNIPDAAYYVITDDSNIIGGAGIMQLQNTTEKICELQKMYFSPIARGKGFGSKIMETCLEKARQLGFEKCYLETLPYMKNARKLYHKVGFESLNAPLGDTGHYSCNMWMLKDLKK, from the coding sequence ATAAAAACCTACACTATTCGAGAAATTCAAGCGAATGATAATGAGCAAATAGCCAAAATTATTCGAGAAGTTTTAATTGAATTTGGAGTCCCAAAAGTTGGAACTGCTTATGAAGACACTGCATTAGATATTATGTTTGAAACATACAACATTCCAGATGCTGCCTATTATGTAATTACTGATGATAGCAATATTATTGGCGGTGCAGGAATCATGCAATTACAAAACACAACAGAAAAAATCTGTGAATTACAAAAAATGTACTTTTCTCCTATAGCAAGAGGTAAAGGTTTTGGCTCAAAAATAATGGAAACTTGCCTTGAAAAAGCACGTCAATTAGGCTTTGAAAAATGTTATCTTGAAACATTACCTTACATGAAAAATGCTCGTAAACTCTATCATAAAGTTGGTTTTGAATCTTTGAATGCACCTTTGGGCGATACGGGACATTATAGTTGTAATATGTGGATGCTAAAAGATTTGAAAAAATGA